The nucleotide sequence GTCAAAGGACGAGGCCACCGGCATCACCCACCACCTTGTCCCTGGTGACTTTGCCTTCTTCCACGTCGGCTCCAAGGTCCAGGTATGTGTCCATACGCACAAAATTCCTCCATGGGCACATAACTGACATTACACGCCTAGTTCTCCACCAAGTCCCAGGGCCTCGCCTTCTACGCCGTGACTCGACCCGTCCGAACTCCCCACCCCAACCTACAGGGTCGTGAGGAGAGCACCAAGTCCCGCCTGTAAAACAACAAAAGCGTGTCTGTCTTCAATAACAATGAGTAAATAGTAATGACCAACAGTGGATGCAATCCACATTATGCCAAGTGACTAGGTCACGGCAAGCAACATCAACTTGACTCGTCCAATCCATTGTTTCTGCTTGTGCTTGATGCCAATGACATTCCTATTTTTCTCCTTCCTGTTTTCTTTTAAAAGAATTCGACAACTCGTATTTGACGACAAGGTTCTGCTACACAACATTCGAATGCTTCATCTCCAAGTTCATTGGGCCCTGACTTAAAGCAATAGAGTGTGCTGCTGACTCGCTAGTCTTCGGACTCCATTGATAGACTCTCGACAGCTTCACTTCGCCAGATTTGGCCCGTTCACTTTCCTCCAGGACTGCACCACTCGGCCATGCAGCTCAGCGGGTGCAAGTCCCATCTCTTGACGGCCCTGCCTCATTCTCGCATTGTACACTGTATCCTCCTTGGGGCGATAGCCCAACGACTGTTCAATCCTTCTGTCGATCAGCCTTAAGGTGAAGGCTAGAAATCCAATGGGCACATTGGCTGTGGCAAGTGTGAACCTGACAGGTGACAGGAGCAGCGTCATGAAAGTATTTCTCCAGGGACTGATCTCTTTGATTGGCGCCAGAAGCAGCAATGACAGCATCTCTGGATAAGAGTAGGACCAGAGGTTGCTGTCAAACTGTTGGCGATGAACACCGCCGAGTTTGAACGTGAGATATTCTACGAGGTTATAAAGCCCGTAAGAGGCTTGGTGTAGAAAACCGACAGGTGCTGGATACTGATTAGCGGAGTCATTCACGATGAATTTGGATAACTCACCTTCAGCAACATGACCCACTTGCTTCATCAGTTCCACGGCTCCTTGGGTAGTTACCAGGCCTCGTAATGCCTTGAAAAGAGACAAAAATCGGCCCCCGAGCAGGGCGACTCCACTGAAAATCCCCGAGAGGGGATCTCCAGGGCCTTTAAGATCTGGTAATTCGACGTGTCGTATCAAGCTCAGGTCTGTCTGCTGAATCAGGCCATCGATAAGAAGAATGCTCGCAGCCATTACCGACAGTTTGAGCCCAGATGGCTTGTACTTCCAGACCGCTACACGGTCAGGCAGGAGATCGCACCGTCCATCAACATACGCCTGTTGAAAGGTGTTCAAAGCAGATCTAGCAAATCTGAATTGACCCGGCTCTTCTTTGGATATCTTGTCTGCCATCAGCTTGACACTTTGTCCAATCTCAGGTGAGAGTGCTTCTTGAACTCTCGTAGCGACCAGATCTGAAGTGATGCCTTCGAGAGGGATCGGCTCTGGACTACACCCGGCTTGGAACACGCGGTGGGACCAAAACGGCTGATCTCCAGCAATGGGAATCATGATAATGGGCTTTCCCAACTTGAGGGCCAGTGAGAACGTTCCGGCTCCCATGTGAATCACGACGGCTGCGACTCTAGGGAATAGCCAGTGGTGTGGTATCTCGTCAACGATAAAGATGCCATCTCTCTGAAATAGGCCAGGGTCTATACCACACCAGCCCTTTGCAAAGATGACACGACGTCCAGATTTGGTGATGCCACCAAAAACAGCTTGGAGAACTTGTTCCGTGTTTGGAAATGACATGCTCCCAAAGCCGACATATATTGGCTCGTCTCCGCTCTGGAGCCATTTGGTCAACTCAACGGGCGGAGTGTACGGTTCCGGGTCTGCAAAGACGAAGCCAGCGGTGTCAATTTCATCACCCCAATCGGCAGGGCTTGGGAGGAGATGTGGAGACCAAAGGTTGGTGCAAGCCAGTCGAAAACGAAAGAATTGGCTGGTCCACCATATGGGAGAGAATGTTTCAAGGCCCATGGTATCAACACGAAGTCGGTTGAAGCCAGAATTCAGCATAAGAAGAAAACTGGACGCAAATAGTCAGCGGGGAATCCATTCCAGGTTACTTCAGTTTCTTACGCCAGGTCCTTCAACCACCATGAGAGCACATTCCTGACAACCGAATCGCTTGTCGCAGAGCTCTCCGCTTGTGAATGTGGCAGGTACTTTGAGTATATTCGAGGATTATTCGCCTGAAGATGGATAGGAATACCCATTCTGGCGGCAGCAGAGCTGTGGACAAAGGTCGTCATAGTCGCAATGATGGCATCCGCAACAAACGGCTCCGGCTCCGTCCCCTCAGGCATGCCAGCAGGATCATCAATACAAGCCCCCCAAAACCGTTGACCCATCTCAAAGAACTCATCCTGAATCTGGGGCAAAAGCTTGCGCATTCCTGCTGCGCCAAGGCTTCTCCGGAATATCATCTCTCTCGGGTCGGCACGTCCCAGAGAGTAGAACTCTA is from Fusarium keratoplasticum isolate Fu6.1 chromosome 11, whole genome shotgun sequence and encodes:
- a CDS encoding Glyco-transf-28 domain-containing protein; translated protein: MESPALERSGGDALANMPKLNIVIMGFGSRGDLEPTLEIAKVLQFHHGHRVRYVTHERHRPLVQAAGIEFYSLGRADPREMIFRRSLGAAGMRKLLPQIQDEFFEMGQRFWGACIDDPAGMPEGTEPEPFVADAIIATMTTFVHSSAAARMGIPIHLQANNPRIYSKYLPHSQAESSATSDSVVRNVLSWWLKDLAFLLMLNSGFNRLRVDTMGLETFSPIWWTSQFFRFRLACTNLWSPHLLPSPADWGDEIDTAGFVFADPEPYTPPVELTKWLQSGDEPIYVGFGSMSFPNTEQVLQAVFGGITKSGRRVIFAKGWCGIDPGLFQRDGIFIVDEIPHHWLFPRVAAVVIHMGAGTFSLALKLGKPIIMIPIAGDQPFWSHRVFQAGCSPEPIPLEGITSDLVATRVQEALSPEIGQSVKLMADKISKEEPGQFRFARSALNTFQQAYVDGRCDLLPDRVAVWKYKPSGLKLSVMAASILLIDGLIQQTDLSLIRHVELPDLKGPGDPLSGIFSGVALLGGRFLSLFKALRGLVTTQGAVELMKQVGHVAEAPVGFLHQASYGLYNLVEYLTFKLGGVHRQQFDSNLWSYSYPEMLSLLLLAPIKEISPWRNTFMTLLLSPVRFTLATANVPIGFLAFTLRLIDRRIEQSLGYRPKEDTVYNARMRQGRQEMGLAPAELHGRVVQSWRKVNGPNLAK